The genomic stretch cacagcttctctgcaccctgtgccagcgcctctgcaccctcacagggaagagcttctgcctaagagctcatctcaatctcccctctggcagggtaaAGCCAGCGCTGAAGAGCACCCAACTCACTATTTTAGCCATAGGACTGGGTGGTATCCctggattcacagcatcactggATGTTGCTATCTCTTTGGTACTATGAAGTTGTAACATTTCCAGGGTAGAGCTTTAGCTTATACCTTGCAAGTATTCCACATAACCCCAGGAAACCAAACAGATTGAGAATTACATGAAAAAGATGTGGATTGTTTTCAAGCAGCGACTACCAAAATGGAAGGAAACAGATTTGTCTCATGACAGTGGGTGTCAGAAGAGTCAGGCACATGCTATGGGGTTACAGCTGGATTATCCATCACAGGATATTTGTGAGCCTGGCTTGAACCATATTATAACCCTTTAATGCAACTCACTCTGTTATTATCTGTTCTGTTGCTGTTCTGACCATGTTTCTTTGCATTAGTGATGCTGATGTGCACATCTGCACTCATTCCCATACATTTGCACAGGATTATGGCTACAATTCCTGATCCTACTTATAAAGAGCCCTGTAAATCCCAAATAGCTCCCTTTAAATCAGCAGCATTATCCTACTGTAAATCAGGGCAGACTCTGGCTCAGATGCTCTTCACTACACTCCATTATGGAGCAGGGAGGCTAAAAGCAATACCTGGGCTCGGTACACACCACTTCCCCCCAAACCCCATCACACAGCGTCATGCACTGCTCAGCCCCACACCTCATCACAGGGGCTGAGCCCCACTTGTCAAAGTATCAGCTGAACTCTTCTGATGAAGAAACTCTCTGAAGCAGTTTAAGAGCTGGCTTTGGCAGCACAGCCACCACCACGTGCTTAAATATTGCTCACAGCTGAGTTATTTCTTGCTTCTTTGGAACTGGAAATGGCTTTTCTGCTCAGTGAACTCATGAAAGGGTAGTATCTGAagtcagcagcactgaaacGATGGATTAAGGAGAAGCAGGCCAGTTAGGCGTTCCCTACAATATATTATGTAGATGGTTGCCAGAGGAACTGATTTAAAGTCACTGTGCTACACCTGAATGTCGTTTTTAGCTCATAAAAGGAACTCTGTTTAAGTAACAGTAAAATAGGACTATGCTTTCTatatataagaaataaaatcaaatccttTCTCCCCGAGCAGATGAATTTGTATTTGCTCAGTGCCTGCCCCTGAGCTATGTGGAGTCTAACAGCACTGGGATGCTTTCAGCCATAAAGCCCAAAGGTCAAGCACAAGGACTTGCTCCAGCATGCGTTATGTTTGATTTTTACTGATCTTAACGTAGTAAATTTAACCCCGCTGTGAATGCAAgacctgccccccccccccatacacCTGTAGCTGTCAGAGGAACAATGAGGATCCTTGGGCACAGACAGCCACAGGACCTGCCCCAaagccacagccctgcagcagcaagaaGCAGGAACCCTTCATCTCCAGGGTTGGGAGATTTGGCCAAGCAAGGTGGCAGCAGCCACCACATCACATCAGTCACTGCAAGTCACAGTCACACCCACCTGAAGATGTGTTTTCACCCTCCTGTTATCTGCTGATAAATTCCCCCAGATCAGACCCCAAGGCATCCAAATCCACTTCTCTGGTCTCTGCCCATTTACACCCTTCTCACAGAGAGTCACCTCAGGGCCACTCACCTCCACACAAGTAGTGCTGAATCCCAAGGAAGGCCTCATGCAACCCTTCCCAAGCCCCAGTGCTGGTTCTGCCAACTCCAACCTCCAAACCAGGTACAGCATCCCATGAATACAGCTCTCTGCCTGAGGGACAACCTGAAATGATATAGTTACACTGCTATAAACTGAGCAATACCCTGCAGGCACACAGGAGTGGGATACAGAGCTGTACTCAGCACCTTCGGTGAGGATACACGTAAGGATGCTGGGGCATGGAAAGCAATGCTCAGCTAAATCAGGAACATTGATTTCTCTGGATTAACACACCGTCTCCAGTGTTAACTATCAGCACAAGGGAGCACTTCTCTTTCCTTGCAGTTGAGCAGTACCTTAAGAAAGGCTTATGGGAAGCTCAAAATCCCATTCTCCTTGAAGCAGTGGCACAAAAGGTTATAGTTATGTAGCTATGTGGTGAGTTATGCTGGCAGCCTTCTCTGCAACTGGCTCCTCTATTTGGGGATGGACCAGTGATATTTTAGCAGCACAAGGGCAGGATGGTAGACTTTGTAGTGCTGCCAAATGTCTCTATAGCATCACCTCTGAGGCGAGAAATGCTGcatggagaaagaaacaaaatacagtcaTTGCAAAACTGTTTAGCTCTTGGGATCTAAAGGGGATGAGGCCTTGCTCTGATTTAACAGGAATTTAAGCACAGCCTTCACAGCAAAGCAGTTAGCACTGCACTGGAGTTGCAAAACACACACCAGCAACAGCAAGTCAGTGGTGGGTGTGAGACATCAATGATATAACATCAGTTACCTTGTCCTGAGATGAGGATGACCACGACTCAAGTGTTTGATGGCTTGAAGATCTACTTCatacctccagcagcagctgaatcTTGCCCACACTGACAGTACGGTGCTGCAAATTCAATGCAAATTATAACAAAGAGAGGAAGAGATAAAAAGGGATTTAATGCTGTCAGGACTGCTAACCCCAAATTCCATTGCAAGCAAAACCCACAGAACCTGGATTAGTCCAAACATCCACTCCATCTGCATACTTGCATATTTTCCTTCTGCGTGTTTATCTCTAAGCTACAAGCACAGCCTTTCATCACTCCCAACAGCTTTCACCTTATAAATCCATCACCTTCCGCAACAGCACAGCCTTCGGCAGGGCTGCTCCTCCCACCCCTTCCCCTCTCCGCACGCACCAGTGCTGCCTCACATTCCTTCATCAAGGGCTGCTGCCCACTGTCAACAAACATGAGGAGAGCACAGCCTGACCTGTTTGCTCCTGCACCAGACAAAGGAGAGGAGGTGGCTTGGGGATTTTGACAGAAAGGACAGCAAATCAAACCACTTGTGAGCAcagactgggttttttttcgagatctttattttacaaaaataactTACAAATAGAGACAACTCTCAGAAGTCAGCTCATTCATTCTGTGCATAAGGATAGAGCTTGTTGAAGGACGGACGTAGGAGTTAACAACTCTTACAATACTGTTAATTTTAACATGATGGTAACTATATTACACTACGTACATTTCATGCTCCAGAAATGTGGGTATCACAACCCCACAAAGCTATGGTCAGCGAAGTGTGTCAGCCAAGGAGGATGCACCCAAGAGCATCATTTCCATGCTGCTAGGCATCAGCATCCTCTTCCCTACAACAGTTGAAACCAGATGGCAATCTAACACTCAGACTACAGCACTCTGGATACAGTCATCAGCAATACACCTCAAATACatgacaaaaatatatttaacttTCAAATACAATTGTATAAGGTACACCAAGAGCCAGAAAATAAAGTCTTGAGCTTTTAAATACAacacactatatatatataacatatacaAGGAGACAAGAGGGAATCTACATGTGGAAGGAAAAGCTTATGCTGAAAAATTCATATTATCTATGGTACACAATGGCTTTGTCTGCTAGAAAGTCACCCCCATTTGCATAGCATTGTCAAGAAGTCCAGACCAGGCTAGGAGAAAAGGCTTAATTTTGGTACCACTTCAATTCTTGCACTTGATTCTACTCTTAAATTACAGCTTGCTATTTCTCTTCTGTAGGCTGGAATTCATGCCCCGTTCATAACACGTACAGGGAAAGCCGGgtaaaaaccccacacaaacaaacaacacacacaaaaccatcaCGCAAAGAACAAAGGTCAGAGAGTCAAAGAGGTGTCTTTAGGGGGTTGCAGTCATTTGGCATTTTGCTCAAGAGCAGAGTATTCTGCTTCTGACACCCTGGAAGCATCAATAAGTTTAGTGAGACCAGTTTTGGCAGAGTACTTGAAAATAAAGGCTTTCATGAGCTCGTATCTGTAGTTGCGGTTAATGAAGCTGTAGAGGATGGGGTTGACGCAGCAATGCACTAGAGAGAAACACTGAGTGATGTGAAGAGTGGCGTATAAGAAGTTCTCCATCTGACAACTGAAAGGTATGAAATGAAGGCTGTAAAAGATGTCAAGCAGGACAGCTACATGGTAGGGCAGCCAGCAGACGAGGAACACGACGACGTAAGAGAAAATGATCTTCCCGTTGCTCTTCCTCTCTTGGTCACTGGAGGCGGAGATGGTCTTCGCAAGGAGGAAGTAGAAGAGAGCGATAATGGGAAAAGGTATGAGAAAGCCCAGCACGACAGAAATGAGCTCCATGCCAATCAACCACTCTTTGAAGCTCTCCTCTGGATAGACGGGACGACAATAGGTTTCATTGTTGGAATAGACTGTCTTGAGATAATAGGTGTCTGGCAGAGACACGGAGAAGGCAAGGAGCCACACTAAGACGCAGATGCAGCGACGGATTATCTTCTTCTTGCGACTGCTGGAATTGGTGAAGTAGG from Lathamus discolor isolate bLatDis1 chromosome 3, bLatDis1.hap1, whole genome shotgun sequence encodes the following:
- the ACKR3 gene encoding atypical chemokine receptor 3 yields the protein MSALDLTSILDFLETANLTEINWTCNNGDCITVDATTCSGTLNKSALLYTLSFFYIFIFVTGLVANSVVVWVNLQAKMTGYETHLYIFNLAIADLCVVITLPVWVVSLIQHNQWNMGEIMCKITHLIFSINLFGSIFFLACMSVDRYLSVAYFTNSSSRKKKIIRRCICVLVWLLAFSVSLPDTYYLKTVYSNNETYCRPVYPEESFKEWLIGMELISVVLGFLIPFPIIALFYFLLAKTISASSDQERKSNGKIIFSYVVVFLVCWLPYHVAVLLDIFYSLHFIPFSCQMENFLYATLHITQCFSLVHCCVNPILYSFINRNYRYELMKAFIFKYSAKTGLTKLIDASRVSEAEYSALEQNAK